The stretch of DNA GCTTGCActaaacacaaaagcaaaggtTAGTCTTAAACCTTTGTTGATGTTACTTTTGCCTGTCAAGGTGTTCATCCCAGAAACCAGCTCCAGTACAGATGTCCGAGTTTCATCAGTCCACCTCCCAGACTCCTCTTCTGTGGCCCAGTCTACTAGCGTGTCCAGCGTGTCCACGGTGACTCAGTCAGTGCTGGTGTCTGAGTCAGCCCAAGTATTGGTCCACTCCAGTGCTGTGTCTGATGGAGCTATGATTGTCTCTGACTCAACTGCATCTACCTCTTCAGACCTTGGGTCTGCCATTGACAAAATCATAGAGTCTACCATTGGTCCTGACATCATGAATGGTATTTTAAATGATATTCTATATTTTTGTGTTAGAATTAGCACCGTTAACACTGTCACTTTGATCTTTGTGCATTAACTTAGCAAATATCTACTGCTTGTCTATCAGGTTGCATAGCTGTTACCAGTGCAGAGGATGGGGGAGCAGAAACAACACAGTATTTGATATTACAAGGCCCAGATGACGGTAAGGGTTATTATCTAACAATTCAATTTATTATGTCTTCCtccattttaatatattttaaagaCAAATTATTTTTAATAGTTTCGTATACTAAATCTACAGTACATGAttgataaaataaatttgttCATCTGCTATAGGTGCTCCCATGGTAGCCCAGATGTCATCTTCAGTCCTTTCTAATCGTATAGCCATAGAGGGTCTCGCTGAAGGCCCCACATCCACTTGTCTGGAGCAGGGAGACCTGCAGAGCAACCTTGAACCTGACCAGCTGGATGATCAGCCTGGACATTCAGGTTACCCAGAGGACAGCAGCAGCCAACCTGACCAGCCCCAACACTCCCACCCCTCCCAGTACATGGAGTGTAGTGCAGATGGTCCAGACCAGACAGGGGAGTCTTCATCTTCCTATATGGAATGTTCAGTTGAGGAACCTGACCAGACACGCTCCCAGTCAGGCTTTCCTGATTACAGCGGTGATAACAGTGACCAGGACCTTCCTGGATATGTGGAATGCAGTGGGGCTGATTCAAACCCTACGAGTCAGGGTCACTATGTGGTGGAGTGCAGCGCTGGGTATCTTGAGTGTGCAGTGGATGATGGAGAGCAGCCACATCATTCACGCAGCTACATTGACAGTAGCGCAGACCACCGAAGCCTGACAAGTCGTCAGTATGGGGCTGAGTATGGTGGAGAATGTGTGGCAGCTGCAGACTCTGAGCAGCCTGGCTGTTCTCAATACCAAGCacgggatgatgatgatgatgatgatgagcagaaccaggatccaGATCAGCCGCAGCACTCCCAACAGCAACCCCAACATTCCCGGTACGTGGAGAGCAGAAATGGCCCTGAGGCCTCTCTCTACGCCGATGACAGCTCCTCATCAGACCACCTTCTGGCAGACACAGCAGGTTCGGCTGGGCTTCCAGAAGCACTGGAGTGTAGCGAGAGCCAGTCGGGGACCTATATTAGTAGTAGTGGGACATATACTGCCAATCCAGAACCCGAATTGGCTCAACAGTGCTCACCTAGCCAGGATGAGTCCCAGGTTTCCCAGGGATCTCAGGATGAAGGTAGACTTGTAGGGCAGATGGAGACCTCAACAGTAGCAGAGGGATCTGGAGACCGACCACCAAATCTAGCTGAGTTGGAGGAGATGATGGAAGTGGTTATTGTACAGCAGTTCAAGTGTAAGATGTGTCCATACAAGAGTGCCTCTAAAGACACACTCATTAACCACATGAGAGACAAACACTTCAAACCTCCAGGTGACTTGGTGATTATGATCAAATTGAGCAATCACTTTGCTTGTAGCCTGTCTAACTTATGTCTTAACTTAATTTTTTGCACCATGTTGGATTTTTAGGGGACATCTCAAAGAAGCGTAAGCGTGGACGACCCCCTAAGAGTGAGACATTGGCTCGTCgccaggcagagagggaggaggctgaacagaggaaagcagccAAGATGAAAGCTGCTGAGCCCCAACatgcagaagaagaggaggatgataTTGTTGATGCTGGTGCGATTGATGACCCTGGAGGTCAGTTTTTATTAACCATCAGTCAGTCAACATAGTCAGCAAATAATTCAATGAATAAGAATCATAACATTACTGTGGTCCTGCTCTTCTGTTCCTTAGAGGATAGTGACTATAATCCAGCTGAGGAGGATTCCAAAGGACGGCCACCTGCTCTTTTGAAGAAGCCAACTCAtatttcctcttcctcacaaGGGCGCCCTCGTCGTAAGGTTGGCCGTCCAGTAAAATATAGCTCAGCAGAAGAAGGCTACAACAACAAAGGTTAGTTTTAATTATagcagagaaaaatgaaaaacagcacCTCACGGCACAACAGAGCATTTGTTACAAACCAAAACATCACGTAACTgttcattctgtttttttatgtgcTTGTGACAGAAGCAGAAAGCATTGCTAAAAAAACAAGGGTTAGTACTGATGCTAGTGCTCCTGAGGAGGCAAGCTCTTCTGGGTTAGACAGTGGTTCTGCTGTAGCCACTGATGGAGACAATGCTGAAACCACAATAAGCCAATCAGACTCTGAAAACAAAGACCCATCCTCCAACACTCAACCAGAGGAGGAGTTCTTCCCAAGGAAACGAGGTAGACCCTCCAAGCGTTTTCTTCGAAAGAAGTATAGAAAGTATTTGAATCGAAAGTAAGTATTAAATTACTAAAATACAATACATTTTGTATTGGATAATTTTCACATCAACCTAATTATTAAATTCATAATTCATTACATAATTTTACAGCCGATATTATAAATCCCTCAAACCACTCCTGAGACCTCACAACTGCTGGATCTGTGGCTCGCGTTTCCTCACTCAAGAAGATTTGCGCTTCCATGTTGACTCTCATGAAGGCAACGATCCAGAGCTCTTTAAGTGCCTCCAGTGCAACTATCGCTGTAAGCGCTGGTCTTCTCTCAAGGTCAGTAAAAGAGGATGCAACTTTCTAGTTAACCTAAGTTGACTTTTGTTTACGAAAATTTGTGTGGGCTGTTTTGAAGGAACACATGTTCAATCACGAGGGCACCAAACCGTTCAAGTGTGAGGAATGTGATTACACGAGTGTCTATAAGAAGGATGTCATTCGCCACTCAGTAGTTCACAACAAAGTTAAGTAAGTTCTTCACACAACAGTACATTGTTATTACTTTGTTATAGACATGTTTCATGGATAATCAGATATTGGTACTGAATTTTCTCATGTTAATGATCTTCATTTAACATTTCACAGGAAAAGGAAGACAGAATTGGTAAGatcatttattatataatataccTATGTAATTGACAGAATAATTTATGTCTTAAAATATGAGTTGTCTCAGCTTAGACATTCAGTTTCTCAGGGTTTTGGCTATTGATTGTTGCAGGTGCCAAAGGTGTCAGAGTTCCCGTGTCCTGTGTGCAACAGAGTTTACCCCTTGCAAAAGAGACTGACCCAACACATGAAGACCCACAGTTCTGAGAAGCCACATATGTGTGATAAGGTTACAAAACTACATTACATTATGCTTTTCTTGATATTACTATAATGTTAACACAAAACTGTTTAATACATGTAGGACATACTGTGTGTTAGACATATTGTTTGCCTGTGAAGATGTTTTTCTAAAGATCTTGTGTGCTGAGCTTACTCAATTTATTTAGCGTCTCCTTCTTTCTCTAATTTCTAAATTTCTAGATTTTCTAGTCTGGACTTCTGGTGCAAAACAGTAGTTTTGGATATTGTTGAACATAAATGTGACAATGCCTACAGAAATTGCACTCTTTGAACTTTTGTGTCTGGCTTTGCAGTGTGGCAAATCCTTCAAGAAGCGGTACACTTTTAAAATGCACCTACTAACCCACATTCAGAGTCTTGGAGACAGCAAGTCAGTACTAGAatcttttattaattatttttgctGTAAACTTGTATGATTATAATAAAAATCCTTTGAATTGTTTTTTACAGGTTCAAGTGTGAGTTTTGTGACCACACTTGTGAAAACAAAAGGCTGTTGCTGAACCACCAACTATCTCATACTAATGACAGGCCCTTCAAGTGTGACTACTGCAAATACTCCACTAACAAGGAGGAGTTTCTTGTGTCCCACTTGGCCATTAAACACACAGGTCAGAGTGAACACACATATTGTGACCGTgactgtgttttttgtgcatatgaaatatctttcatattttgtTATGAACTGCTCCAGGAGAGAAGCCTTTCTCCTGTGATATGTGTCACTTCATGACCAAGCATAGGAAGAACCTGCGTCTGCATGTGCAGTGTCGCCATTCTGAGGCATTTGAGCAGTGGTCTGTGGCTCACCCTGATGAGAATGTGAAGCGAAGACGCAAGCCCTTCTTCACCCTCCAGCAGATAGAGGAGCTCAAACAACAACCCGACAATGCAGAGGACTTACAGGGCACTATTGTGAGtctgttttttactttttctggCTCAGCGTTCTATTCTGTGGCGCACCAGTTTACCAAGCTTTAACCTTCACCAGGTTGCAGTGGATTCTGCTACATTACAAGTTATGCAGGGGATTGAAAATGCCTCAGTGTCCCAGGATGCATTAGGAAACACCACCATCATCTATGAACAAGGTGAGCAGCTGTTCTATGAGATAATCGAAAACTCCTTTCGGCTTTATCCCATCAGGGgttgatttggcaagtttttacgtCAGATGCCCTTCCCTCTTTGAGGGGATTGAAACAACGACCTGGCTCTAACCACTGCGCCATGGCCGGGGAGCTAGTATATGCGATAATGATATTTTCTATAGTGACTGATAACTGTTGTATGCCACAATAAGTGCTGATTCTGTCTCTGTGGGTTTTAGCTGAATCCAGTGATCTTTCGGCCCAGAATGCCTTGGACCTTCTCCTTAATATGAGCAATGCCCGGGAACTGGTTGGAAACTCCTTACAGGTTGGTACTCTTACCTAGCAAAATAAGCCACTTCGTTAGGATTAGCATGCAGGGAGTCATGTTTATGTTGCTTCTCAGGTGGCCGTGCTGAACTCAGATGGTAAGAGTTTGGAAAATGGCACATGGAGTGCAGTAACACCATGCCAGGCCCAAAAGGTTGTGACCTTCCATGTGTCAGAAAATGGTGAGACAGTGCTACAAGAGGCTTATGAGGCAGCCACCTCTGACACAGGAGAGCTCACCCAGATTGCCATAGAAGCCTATGATGGCGGAGGGAACTTTAGTGTGGTTGAACAAGCCGCTGAGGAAATTCATAGCCCTGGATACAGGTGATCTATTAAATGTAGTCTCATTTGAATTGgagaaaaacataataaaatgtacatatataaaattatttatatattctaACTTGTTCAATAAGAATGAGTTCAAATGTAGAATGATTTGTGAATGCATGTACCAAATCTTATCCGTCTAAAGTCAAACTACCTTACTTGTAGTAATGAGGAGAGCAGTCCTCAGGCTTTAGAGGTGTCTGGGTCAGACAGTCTGAAAGGAGACCAGTACTACATCACTTCAGCACTGCCTGATGGTGTATTGCAACAAGTTGAGGTGACTATCAGCTCTAACCTTTCCATATAGACATGTTTATCTAGTATCTCCCCTATCtaactgttttttttgtggGGGGGCTGGGGGGTCAGCTGAGCACTGAAGCTCCAGCCTCGCCCTCTGTAGAGACCTCTCTCAGTCTCAGCACCAAGAGATTCTCATGTCGAATCTGCATGGAGTCTTTCCATGGACGCTCTGACATGGAGAACCACAAGAGGGCGCACTTGGATCCTAACACCTTCAAGTGTCCTGACTGTGACTTCACTTCCACTTCATGGCCTGAGGTCAAGGTGAGTTTCTCAGATCTGGACAGTAGAGTTTTCACCTCTGTTAtcatctttttttctgtgcattATGTGTGACATGTATGTATTGTAGATTTGGTGACTTTTTACATATATTCTCATAACTACtatgactttttcttttttcttattttagaCTCACATGGGGCAACATTCTTACCTTCGTCCTCACAAGTGTCCAAACTGTAGCTTTGCCTCCAAGAATAAGAAAGACCTGCGCCGGCACATGATGACACACACCAATGAGAAACCCTTTTCTTGCAAACTTTGTGGACAAAGGTGGGATCATAAGTAGATCAGTATCATCATTTGTACAATTGtgataaatgtattttacactGGGAACTCCCATGTAATCAGTATCCTTTTAGTTGAAAAAGTTATTCATTTTGTAACATTTATGCCCTTTTATATACCTACGTACGTATTtcccatacatactgtacacactatCTGCACACATATTAATAGAAAACCATATTAAATCTGTAAATTTGCTGCCTACTGCACTTTTGGTTAGACCCAAACTGCATTTCGTTGCCTTGTAGttgtgtaatgacaataaagtttatTCCAATCTAATCAAATACTTTAGGTTTAACCGTAATGGTCATCTGAAGTTTCACATGGAGCGTCTCCACAATCAGGATCATCCTACTCGTAAGACTCGCGCAGCCACACCTCAGCAAACCATCATAGTCAACAGTGACGAGGAGGCCCTGGCTACATT from Betta splendens chromosome 7, fBetSpl5.4, whole genome shotgun sequence encodes:
- the znf335 gene encoding zinc finger protein 335 isoform X3, producing MDSEENEVESSSDAGPSGMEEPSESGMGVESSEAMSADSSDAAAPHAQAPESDCHVGQSSEGLVVFIPETSSSTDVRVSSVHLPDSSSVAQSTSVSSVSTVTQSVLVSESAQVLVHSSAVSDGAMIVSDSTASTSSDLGSAIDKIIESTIGPDIMNGCIAVTSAEDGGAETTQYLILQGPDDGAPMVAQMSSSVLSNRIAIEGLAEGPTSTCLEQGDLQSNLEPDQLDDQPGHSGYPEDSSSQPDQPQHSHPSQYMECSADGPDQTGESSSSYMECSVEEPDQTRSQSGFPDYSGDNSDQDLPGYVECSGADSNPTSQGHYVVECSAGYLECAVDDGEQPHHSRSYIDSSADHRSLTSRQYGAEYGGECVAAADSEQPGCSQYQARDDDDDDDEQNQDPDQPQHSQQQPQHSRYVESRNGPEASLYADDSSSSDHLLADTAGSAGLPEALECSESQSGTYISSSGTYTANPEPELAQQCSPSQDESQVSQGSQDEGRLVGQMETSTVAEGSGDRPPNLAELEEMMEVVIVQQFKCKMCPYKSASKDTLINHMRDKHFKPPGDISKKRKRGRPPKSETLARRQAEREEAEQRKAAKMKAAEPQHAEEEEDDIVDAEDSDYNPAEEDSKGRPPALLKKPTHISSSSQGRPRRKVGRPVKYSSAEEGYNNKEAESIAKKTRVSTDASAPEEASSSGLDSGSAVATDGDNAETTISQSDSENKDPSSNTQPEEEFFPRKRGRPSKRFLRKKYRKYLNRNRYYKSLKPLLRPHNCWICGSRFLTQEDLRFHVDSHEGNDPELFKCLQCNYRCKRWSSLKEHMFNHEGTKPFKCEECDYTSVYKKDVIRHSVVHNKVKKRKTELVPKVSEFPCPVCNRVYPLQKRLTQHMKTHSSEKPHMCDKCGKSFKKRYTFKMHLLTHIQSLGDSKFKCEFCDHTCENKRLLLNHQLSHTNDRPFKCDYCKYSTNKEEFLVSHLAIKHTGEKPFSCDMCHFMTKHRKNLRLHVQCRHSEAFEQWSVAHPDENVKRRRKPFFTLQQIEELKQQPDNAEDLQGTIVAVDSATLQVMQGIENASVSQDALGNTTIIYEQAESSDLSAQNALDLLLNMSNARELVGNSLQVAVLNSDGKSLENGTWSAVTPCQAQKVVTFHVSENGETVLQEAYEAATSDTGELTQIAIEAYDGGGNFSVVEQAAEEIHSPGYSNEESSPQALEVSGSDSLKGDQYYITSALPDGVLQQVELSTEAPASPSVETSLSLSTKRFSCRICMESFHGRSDMENHKRAHLDPNTFKCPDCDFTSTSWPEVKTHMGQHSYLRPHKCPNCSFASKNKKDLRRHMMTHTNEKPFSCKLCGQRFNRNGHLKFHMERLHNQDHPTRKTRAATPQQTIIVNSDEEALATLQSLQGHQTVLTPEQLQTLGKRHIIVAQEQASDQEEGTYIQRITTIDGETVQHLMTEENQVTEVQYIISQDGVQHLIPQEYVQVVVADGNHIQIPDGQIIQYEHDGNFLQEQQIAVSHDGQIQYLPVSSEQQIVNPEDLEGAAHTAVTAVADAAMAQTQRVYTEATPEQLEQLQQQGIQYDVITFTGE
- the znf335 gene encoding zinc finger protein 335 isoform X2; translation: MDSEENEVESSSDAGPSGMEEPSESGMGVESSEAMSADSSDAAAPHAQAPESDCHVGQSSEGLVVFIPETSSSTDVRVSSVHLPDSSSVAQSTSVSSVSTVTQSVLVSESAQVLVHSSAVSDGAMIVSDSTASTSSDLGSAIDKIIESTIGPDIMNGCIAVTSAEDGGAETTQYLILQGPDDGAPMVAQMSSSVLSNRIAIEGLAEGPTSTCLEQGDLQSNLEPDQLDDQPGHSGYPEDSSSQPDQPQHSHPSQYMECSADGPDQTGESSSSYMECSVEEPDQTRSQSGFPDYSGDNSDQDLPGYVECSGADSNPTSQGHYVVECSAGYLECAVDDGEQPHHSRSYIDSSADHRSLTSRQYGAEYGGECVAAADSEQPGCSQYQARDDDDDDDEQNQDPDQPQHSQQQPQHSRYVESRNGPEASLYADDSSSSDHLLADTAGSAGLPEALECSESQSGTYISSSGTYTANPEPELAQQCSPSQDESQVSQGSQDEGRLVGQMETSTVAEGSGDRPPNLAELEEMMEVVIVQQFKCKMCPYKSASKDTLINHMRDKHFKPPGDISKKRKRGRPPKSETLARRQAEREEAEQRKAAKMKAAEPQHAEEEEDDIVDAGAIDDPGEDSDYNPAEEDSKGRPPALLKKPTHISSSSQGRPRRKVGRPVKYSSAEEGYNNKEAESIAKKTRVSTDASAPEEASSSGLDSGSAVATDGDNAETTISQSDSENKDPSSNTQPEEEFFPRKRGRPSKRFLRKKYRKYLNRNRYYKSLKPLLRPHNCWICGSRFLTQEDLRFHVDSHEGNDPELFKCLQCNYRCKRWSSLKEHMFNHEGTKPFKCEECDYTSVYKKDVIRHSVVHNKVKKRKTELVPKVSEFPCPVCNRVYPLQKRLTQHMKTHSSEKPHMCDKCGKSFKKRYTFKMHLLTHIQSLGDSKFKCEFCDHTCENKRLLLNHQLSHTNDRPFKCDYCKYSTNKEEFLVSHLAIKHTGEKPFSCDMCHFMTKHRKNLRLHVQCRHSEAFEQWSVAHPDENVKRRRKPFFTLQQIEELKQQPDNAEDLQGTIVAVDSATLQVMQGIENASVSQDALGNTTIIYEQAESSDLSAQNALDLLLNMSNARELVGNSLQVAVLNSDGKSLENGTWSAVTPCQAQKVVTFHVSENGETVLQEAYEAATSDTGELTQIAIEAYDGGGNFSVVEQAAEEIHSPGYSNEESSPQALEVSGSDSLKGDQYYITSALPDGVLQQVELSTEAPASPSVETSLSLSTKRFSCRICMESFHGRSDMENHKRAHLDPNTFKCPDCDFTSTSWPEVKTHMGQHSYLRPHKCPNCSFASKNKKDLRRHMMTHTNEKPFSCKLCGQRFNRNGHLKFHMERLHNQDHPTRKTRAATPQQTIIVNSDEEALATLQSLQGHQTVLTPEQLQTLGKRHIIVAQEQASDQEEGTYIQRITTIDGETVQHLMTEENQVQYIISQDGVQHLIPQEYVQVVVADGNHIQIPDGQIIQYEHDGNFLQEQQIAVSHDGQIQYLPVSSEQQIVNPEDLEGAAHTAVTAVADAAMAQTQRVYTEATPEQLEQLQQQGIQYDVITFTGE
- the znf335 gene encoding zinc finger protein 335 isoform X1; translation: MDSEENEVESSSDAGPSGMEEPSESGMGVESSEAMSADSSDAAAPHAQAPESDCHVGQSSEGLVVFIPETSSSTDVRVSSVHLPDSSSVAQSTSVSSVSTVTQSVLVSESAQVLVHSSAVSDGAMIVSDSTASTSSDLGSAIDKIIESTIGPDIMNGCIAVTSAEDGGAETTQYLILQGPDDGAPMVAQMSSSVLSNRIAIEGLAEGPTSTCLEQGDLQSNLEPDQLDDQPGHSGYPEDSSSQPDQPQHSHPSQYMECSADGPDQTGESSSSYMECSVEEPDQTRSQSGFPDYSGDNSDQDLPGYVECSGADSNPTSQGHYVVECSAGYLECAVDDGEQPHHSRSYIDSSADHRSLTSRQYGAEYGGECVAAADSEQPGCSQYQARDDDDDDDEQNQDPDQPQHSQQQPQHSRYVESRNGPEASLYADDSSSSDHLLADTAGSAGLPEALECSESQSGTYISSSGTYTANPEPELAQQCSPSQDESQVSQGSQDEGRLVGQMETSTVAEGSGDRPPNLAELEEMMEVVIVQQFKCKMCPYKSASKDTLINHMRDKHFKPPGDISKKRKRGRPPKSETLARRQAEREEAEQRKAAKMKAAEPQHAEEEEDDIVDAGAIDDPGEDSDYNPAEEDSKGRPPALLKKPTHISSSSQGRPRRKVGRPVKYSSAEEGYNNKEAESIAKKTRVSTDASAPEEASSSGLDSGSAVATDGDNAETTISQSDSENKDPSSNTQPEEEFFPRKRGRPSKRFLRKKYRKYLNRNRYYKSLKPLLRPHNCWICGSRFLTQEDLRFHVDSHEGNDPELFKCLQCNYRCKRWSSLKEHMFNHEGTKPFKCEECDYTSVYKKDVIRHSVVHNKVKKRKTELVPKVSEFPCPVCNRVYPLQKRLTQHMKTHSSEKPHMCDKCGKSFKKRYTFKMHLLTHIQSLGDSKFKCEFCDHTCENKRLLLNHQLSHTNDRPFKCDYCKYSTNKEEFLVSHLAIKHTGEKPFSCDMCHFMTKHRKNLRLHVQCRHSEAFEQWSVAHPDENVKRRRKPFFTLQQIEELKQQPDNAEDLQGTIVAVDSATLQVMQGIENASVSQDALGNTTIIYEQAESSDLSAQNALDLLLNMSNARELVGNSLQVAVLNSDGKSLENGTWSAVTPCQAQKVVTFHVSENGETVLQEAYEAATSDTGELTQIAIEAYDGGGNFSVVEQAAEEIHSPGYSNEESSPQALEVSGSDSLKGDQYYITSALPDGVLQQVELSTEAPASPSVETSLSLSTKRFSCRICMESFHGRSDMENHKRAHLDPNTFKCPDCDFTSTSWPEVKTHMGQHSYLRPHKCPNCSFASKNKKDLRRHMMTHTNEKPFSCKLCGQRFNRNGHLKFHMERLHNQDHPTRKTRAATPQQTIIVNSDEEALATLQSLQGHQTVLTPEQLQTLGKRHIIVAQEQASDQEEGTYIQRITTIDGETVQHLMTEENQVTEVQYIISQDGVQHLIPQEYVQVVVADGNHIQIPDGQIIQYEHDGNFLQEQQIAVSHDGQIQYLPVSSEQQIVNPEDLEGAAHTAVTAVADAAMAQTQRVYTEATPEQLEQLQQQGIQYDVITFTGE